The following proteins come from a genomic window of Leptospira bandrabouensis:
- a CDS encoding adenylate/guanylate cyclase domain-containing protein, with protein MKKLLFVVILLLFSCLSEERNVKAEAQKGFLNLSQHSFVKEPFVALNGEWKFFWNTAPSQIKETDSDLFLNLPKHWNGFAMNYGPLSGIGHASFRLKLKLNDNLQETMALTVHEQDTSYAIYVNGKYLGGAGKPGSNQNEFIPEVKSTIVVLPQTSEITIDLYIANYVHRKGGIWNDVVISTYNKAESRLTKRKINETMLSSILSFVGIFFLVMYFYNRDGKHTIGIFLFAAAVLLRTISTGERILIEFFDVPYWILLRLEYLSWFWSAPLLYHYFYTIFPEDFSKKVGTFFYTLSSVLTLGLLLPPIYFTETASIYPIAFVANGMIILVYLYRAYMKKRMQSRPLLFGMLLVLIAATNDVLHAESYIHTMYVAPASVVIFVFLQVITFGRMVRQSMTKTLEFAQEQKQLSSSFSRFVPTEFLYHLGKSDIRYVDLGDQVQKRMTILFADIRSFTEFSETLTPKQNFDFLNSYLQRVGPIIRHNNGFIDKFIGDAVMALFPYDINDAVKAAVEMQDAIRIYNGHRANCGYIPIEVGIGIHTGNLTLGILGEHKRMEGTVISDAVNLASRIEGITKLFSARIVISADTFIEASEGLGYHYRLLDRVAIKGKTNSVFVVEVLDGYDPEKAARLIAIKDDYTLALDSFRREDYEEAIDGFSKLLDKNPDDSVSRLFLDRCHEAKEKTKMEFGS; from the coding sequence ATGAAAAAACTCCTTTTTGTTGTTATCTTACTACTCTTTAGTTGCCTTTCCGAAGAGAGGAATGTAAAAGCAGAAGCACAAAAAGGTTTTTTAAATCTAAGCCAACATTCCTTTGTTAAAGAACCATTTGTAGCCTTAAATGGAGAATGGAAATTTTTTTGGAATACTGCTCCTTCGCAAATCAAAGAAACCGATTCCGATTTATTTCTTAACCTTCCTAAACATTGGAATGGATTTGCAATGAATTATGGTCCTTTGAGTGGGATTGGACATGCCAGTTTTAGGCTCAAACTAAAACTAAATGACAACCTCCAAGAAACGATGGCCTTAACTGTCCATGAACAGGACACTTCGTACGCCATATATGTTAACGGTAAATATTTGGGTGGGGCTGGAAAACCAGGATCAAACCAAAATGAATTCATTCCAGAAGTAAAATCAACAATCGTTGTATTACCGCAAACTTCAGAAATCACAATAGACCTTTACATAGCCAATTATGTTCATAGAAAGGGAGGAATTTGGAATGATGTAGTTATTTCCACTTACAATAAGGCGGAGAGTCGACTCACCAAACGTAAGATCAACGAAACAATGTTGTCTTCAATCCTTTCCTTTGTAGGAATTTTCTTTTTAGTAATGTATTTTTACAATCGAGATGGAAAACATACCATTGGAATCTTTTTATTTGCTGCTGCCGTTCTTCTAAGAACTATTTCGACCGGAGAAAGGATTTTAATAGAATTTTTTGATGTTCCTTATTGGATTTTACTAAGATTAGAATATCTTTCTTGGTTCTGGTCCGCACCTTTACTTTATCATTATTTTTATACGATTTTTCCCGAAGATTTTTCAAAAAAAGTGGGAACCTTCTTTTATACACTTTCTTCGGTCTTAACGTTAGGACTTTTATTACCTCCGATTTATTTTACAGAGACAGCTTCCATTTATCCGATTGCTTTTGTAGCGAATGGAATGATCATCTTAGTGTATTTGTATCGTGCATACATGAAAAAACGCATGCAATCAAGACCTCTCTTATTCGGAATGCTTTTGGTTCTGATCGCTGCCACTAATGATGTGTTACATGCAGAGTCTTACATTCACACTATGTACGTTGCTCCTGCAAGTGTTGTAATATTTGTTTTTTTACAAGTTATTACTTTTGGACGAATGGTTCGCCAAAGTATGACAAAAACCTTAGAATTTGCGCAGGAACAAAAACAACTCAGTAGTTCTTTTAGCAGGTTCGTACCCACAGAATTTTTATACCACTTAGGAAAATCTGACATACGTTATGTGGATTTAGGAGACCAAGTACAAAAGCGAATGACAATATTATTTGCTGATATCAGGTCATTTACAGAATTTTCAGAAACACTGACACCAAAACAAAACTTTGATTTTTTAAACAGTTATCTGCAAAGAGTAGGCCCTATCATTCGACATAACAATGGATTCATAGATAAATTTATTGGTGATGCAGTGATGGCCTTATTTCCCTATGATATCAATGATGCTGTAAAAGCAGCTGTTGAAATGCAAGATGCCATTCGTATTTATAACGGACATAGGGCCAATTGTGGATACATTCCCATCGAAGTAGGAATTGGAATCCATACAGGAAACCTCACCTTAGGGATATTAGGTGAACATAAAAGAATGGAAGGTACTGTGATTTCCGATGCAGTAAACCTTGCCTCTCGTATCGAAGGAATCACAAAACTATTTTCTGCCCGCATTGTTATCAGCGCTGATACCTTCATTGAAGCTTCTGAAGGATTGGGATATCATTACCGGTTGCTTGACCGTGTGGCAATCAAAGGAAAAACAAATTCCGTATTTGTTGTGGAAGTATTAGATGGTTACGATCCAGAAAAAGCAGCAAGACTCATTGCAATAAAAGACGATTACACTTTAGCATTAGATTCATTCCGAAGGGAAGATTATGAGGAAGCGATTGACGGATTTTCAAAATTATTAGATAAAAACCCCGACGATTCTGTTTCCAGGTTGTTTTTAGACCGTTGCCACGAAGCGAAAGAAAAAACCAAAATGGAATTTGGAAGTTAA